In the Flavisolibacter tropicus genome, one interval contains:
- a CDS encoding nucleotidyltransferase family protein: protein MKAMIFAAGLGTRFKPWTDKHPKALAVINGKSLLQRNIEYLQQYGITDVVVNVHHFADQIVDAVEANKGWGSTITISDESDVVLETGGGLLKAKPLLGHQTFVSVNADILTDLDLHKMMAYHQQHKSLITIATTDRTTSRYFLFDENNRLCGWRNAKSGEERISIRKPGLVEKAYSTVAIFEPEVFQLIPFTGKFSLVDVYLALAPEHLILGYDHSGDKLLDVGKPESVAVAESLFP, encoded by the coding sequence ATGAAAGCAATGATTTTTGCGGCAGGTTTGGGAACAAGGTTTAAGCCTTGGACTGACAAACATCCAAAAGCACTGGCCGTCATTAATGGCAAGTCGCTTCTGCAACGCAATATTGAATATTTACAACAATACGGTATCACCGATGTGGTGGTTAATGTGCACCACTTTGCCGACCAGATCGTTGATGCGGTGGAAGCCAATAAAGGCTGGGGTAGTACGATTACGATTAGTGATGAAAGTGATGTGGTATTGGAAACCGGTGGCGGCTTGTTGAAAGCAAAACCACTTTTAGGGCATCAAACCTTTGTGAGTGTGAATGCTGATATTCTGACCGACCTGGACTTACACAAGATGATGGCGTATCATCAGCAGCATAAATCCCTGATCACTATTGCTACTACTGATCGTACTACATCGCGCTATTTCCTGTTTGATGAGAACAATCGCCTGTGTGGCTGGCGTAATGCCAAGTCCGGCGAAGAACGAATCTCTATACGCAAACCTGGGTTAGTAGAGAAGGCCTATAGCACAGTAGCCATCTTTGAGCCCGAGGTATTCCAATTGATCCCTTTTACAGGTAAATTCTCCCTGGTAGATGTATACCTGGCTTTAGCTCCAGAGCACTTGATCTTAGGTTATGATCACAGCGGCGATAAACTGCTGGATGTAGGCAAACCTGAAAGTGTAGCTGTGGCAGAAAGCCTTTTTCCTTAA
- a CDS encoding DUF3088 domain-containing protein — translation MDKLFLLKPGFNDAAVDQEGRKYYCPSCAAIEGVLYYYPQLREKLEVIYIDFPRPRKGIIELLGEERQGCPVLVIDESRDAAIAADSVKEANGRKFINTATDIMNHLATNYNVGYPHP, via the coding sequence ATGGACAAACTGTTTTTGCTAAAACCGGGATTCAACGATGCGGCTGTAGATCAGGAAGGAAGAAAATATTACTGCCCTTCTTGTGCAGCCATTGAAGGAGTATTGTATTATTATCCGCAACTGAGAGAAAAGCTGGAGGTTATCTATATTGATTTCCCGAGGCCTCGAAAGGGAATAATTGAATTGTTGGGAGAAGAGCGTCAGGGTTGCCCGGTTCTGGTGATTGATGAAAGTAGGGATGCGGCAATAGCTGCTGACTCAGTAAAAGAAGCTAATGGCAGAAAGTTTATTAATACTGCGACAGATATAATGAACCATTTAGCTACGAATTATAATGTAGGGTATCCGCACCCATAA
- a CDS encoding glycosyltransferase family 32 protein, whose product MSIPKIIHQTFKAAQLPFITRWHINRFRKKNPGYRYAFYDDEQVDAFFEKEYRGEIYKAYQKINIGAAKADLFRYAILYKEGGIYLDIDSYINSNLDTLIQQDDNAILSLERHHDYYAQWALLYAPGHPFLKRTLELVVDNILLNKFPYSVHGMTGPGVYTQAVNECLREDPAISYRLVGRDYGKYFTVKYKLAKFFLYKKRSDHWKQLQQREPVLKPEAVKAG is encoded by the coding sequence ATGTCTATTCCTAAGATCATCCACCAAACATTTAAAGCGGCTCAACTACCTTTTATTACACGGTGGCATATCAACCGTTTCCGCAAGAAGAATCCTGGCTATCGTTATGCGTTTTATGATGATGAACAGGTAGATGCTTTCTTTGAGAAAGAATATAGAGGAGAGATCTATAAAGCGTATCAGAAAATAAATATTGGTGCCGCAAAGGCCGATCTGTTTCGATATGCCATACTATATAAAGAAGGTGGCATTTATTTAGACATTGATAGTTACATTAACAGCAACCTGGATACACTTATTCAACAAGACGATAACGCCATTCTTTCACTAGAGCGTCATCATGATTATTATGCGCAATGGGCTTTGCTCTATGCACCAGGACATCCATTCTTAAAAAGAACATTGGAGTTAGTGGTTGATAATATTCTCCTGAATAAATTTCCTTATAGTGTGCATGGTATGACGGGGCCCGGTGTGTATACGCAGGCTGTAAATGAGTGTTTGCGGGAAGATCCTGCTATTTCTTATCGTCTTGTTGGCAGGGATTATGGCAAGTACTTTACTGTGAAATACAAGCTGGCGAAATTCTTCTTATACAAAAAGCGGAGTGACCATTGGAAGCAGCTGCAACAACGGGAACCTGTACTAAAGCCAGAAGCTGTTAAAGCTGGTTAG
- a CDS encoding DHCW motif cupin fold protein: MEITTSSIPFTTIDWTAVPKIEHKGETGVAYWQTLQFPGLRVRIVEYSAGYLADHWCQKGHIVHCLEGELATEQESGAVFTLRGGMTYIVSDELSSHRSVTKEKVKLLIIDGDFLKSVK, encoded by the coding sequence ATGGAAATAACAACGAGTAGCATTCCGTTTACAACCATCGACTGGACAGCTGTTCCAAAAATAGAACATAAAGGGGAAACGGGTGTAGCCTATTGGCAAACGCTCCAATTCCCCGGTCTAAGGGTTCGTATCGTAGAATATTCAGCGGGTTACCTGGCCGACCATTGGTGTCAGAAGGGGCATATTGTACATTGTCTTGAAGGCGAGTTGGCAACAGAGCAGGAAAGTGGTGCAGTCTTTACGCTACGAGGAGGCATGACCTATATTGTTTCTGATGAGTTGAGCTCTCACCGTTCTGTAACAAAAGAAAAGGTAAAGTTGTTGATAATTGATGGTGACTTTTTGAAGTCGGTGAAATAG
- a CDS encoding M1 family metallopeptidase: MKKVCLTLLANGLLLAAFAQSTAPVATQPKTAQSKYDQHEAFNPVFYTQGSTPYRSTSGEPGAQYWQNRADYKLNATLDTIAHKVSGNVEITYTNNSPDNLKFLWLQVDQNIYKEGSRGSATTTQTGGRWANAKFTEGEAIQSISVEIDGKKATPEYTITDTRMQVWLPQALKSGGKKAKLNIAFEFIVPEYGTDRMGRLNTRNGMIYEIAQWFPRLAVYDDVQGWNTLPYVGAGEFYLEYGDYDVAITAPANMIVVSSGEMTNEKEVLTAAQQTRLTQARSSDKTVTLRSAEEVTNPSSRPSGKNLTWRFRIQNSRDVAWAASRSFVWDAARINLPSGKKALAMSAYPAESIKKDGWQRSTEMVKGSIEHYSKMWFEYPYPVMVNVAGIVGGMEYPGIVFCSHTDTGVGLWGVTDHEVGHTWFPMIVGSNERKYAWMDEGFNTFINGLSTKEFNKGEYANFSYFPGEDITPYVFSDKMDPLLTAPDVIQQDNLGIAAYEKPSMMLNALRDVVLGQERFDRAFREYVSRWAFKHPTQWDFFHTIENVSGEDLGWFWRGWVVNNWKFDVGLKGVTYIEEKPENGAAITVGLREQMPMPVPVLIKEANGKEHRMTLPVEVWQRGSDWTFMVPTTSRVTEVVLDPDKKLPDVDRQNNTVKRTF, encoded by the coding sequence ATGAAGAAAGTATGTCTCACCCTTTTGGCCAATGGCTTATTACTAGCGGCCTTTGCACAATCAACCGCACCAGTAGCTACACAGCCTAAAACGGCTCAATCAAAGTACGATCAACACGAAGCATTCAACCCCGTTTTTTATACGCAAGGAAGTACGCCCTATCGCAGTACTTCTGGTGAGCCAGGCGCACAGTATTGGCAGAACCGTGCTGATTATAAACTGAATGCTACACTGGATACCATTGCTCATAAGGTGAGTGGTAATGTAGAAATTACTTATACCAATAACAGTCCTGACAACCTGAAGTTCTTATGGCTACAGGTAGACCAAAACATTTATAAAGAAGGATCACGTGGGTCGGCTACCACTACACAAACGGGTGGTCGTTGGGCCAACGCTAAGTTTACGGAAGGAGAAGCCATTCAATCTATTAGCGTAGAAATTGATGGTAAGAAAGCTACGCCAGAATACACGATCACGGATACACGTATGCAGGTATGGCTGCCACAGGCGCTGAAAAGCGGTGGTAAAAAAGCGAAGCTGAATATTGCATTTGAGTTTATAGTACCAGAATATGGTACTGACCGTATGGGCCGCCTGAATACCCGTAATGGTATGATCTATGAGATAGCGCAATGGTTTCCACGCCTGGCCGTATATGATGATGTGCAAGGTTGGAACACCCTGCCTTACGTAGGGGCTGGTGAGTTTTACCTTGAGTATGGCGACTACGATGTAGCCATTACTGCTCCTGCTAATATGATTGTGGTGAGCTCTGGTGAGATGACGAATGAAAAAGAAGTATTGACAGCTGCACAGCAAACTCGCTTGACGCAGGCACGTAGTAGTGACAAAACAGTTACGTTGCGTAGTGCTGAAGAAGTAACCAATCCCTCTTCCCGCCCTTCGGGTAAAAACCTGACTTGGCGCTTCCGCATACAGAACTCCCGCGATGTAGCCTGGGCTGCCTCACGATCTTTTGTGTGGGATGCTGCCCGCATCAATCTTCCTAGCGGTAAGAAGGCCTTAGCCATGAGTGCTTATCCTGCTGAAAGCATCAAGAAAGATGGCTGGCAGCGTAGTACTGAAATGGTAAAAGGCTCTATTGAGCATTATTCTAAAATGTGGTTTGAATATCCTTATCCTGTTATGGTAAACGTAGCTGGTATAGTAGGCGGTATGGAATATCCGGGTATTGTATTCTGCAGTCACACCGATACGGGGGTTGGATTGTGGGGTGTTACGGATCATGAAGTAGGGCATACCTGGTTCCCGATGATCGTAGGTAGCAACGAACGCAAATATGCCTGGATGGATGAAGGCTTCAACACCTTTATCAATGGGCTATCTACCAAAGAGTTTAATAAGGGTGAGTATGCTAACTTCTCTTACTTCCCTGGCGAGGATATTACACCTTATGTGTTCAGCGATAAGATGGATCCTCTGTTAACTGCTCCTGATGTGATTCAGCAAGACAATCTTGGTATTGCTGCTTATGAAAAGCCCTCTATGATGCTGAATGCATTACGGGATGTGGTGTTAGGCCAGGAGCGTTTTGATCGTGCTTTTAGAGAATACGTTAGCCGCTGGGCTTTTAAGCATCCTACACAGTGGGATTTCTTCCATACCATAGAGAATGTAAGTGGTGAAGACCTGGGCTGGTTCTGGAGAGGCTGGGTGGTAAACAACTGGAAGTTTGATGTAGGTCTGAAAGGAGTTACATATATAGAAGAAAAGCCAGAGAATGGTGCTGCTATCACTGTCGGCTTGCGTGAGCAAATGCCAATGCCAGTTCCGGTATTGATTAAAGAGGCCAATGGAAAAGAGCACCGTATGACATTGCCAGTAGAAGTATGGCAACGTGGTAGCGATTGGACCTTTATGGTACCAACCACTAGTCGTGTTACAGAAGTGGTATTAGACCCTGATAAAAAATTACCAGATGTTGATCGTCAGAACAACACGGTGAAAAGAACCTTCTAA
- a CDS encoding phosphotransferase produces MQEMIDAVSAVYKSWAGQEPTQVDVLPQSGSDRRYFRLHGGEKPVIATYGANIPENDSFIYFSTQFKNKELHVPKVLAVGEDRTIYLQEDLGDVSLLNVLEAKGFTQEVYDKFKESLHQLARLQVLGDEGLDYDKCLTNKEFGKQAIMADLLYFKYYFLDGLRKPYDKQKLIDDFEALSSYLTFTEYKFFMFRDFQSRNIMVREDGSTYFIDYQGGMKGAPQYDVASAIWQARANLPDDWKHSLLEDYMDYFEHIIEKPLNKEAFRSQYNGYVLIRLLQVLGAYGFRGLFERKAQFLTSIPQALQNLKWFMENETMGIVLTEFRKVLEICTDEEIVQRFTPIQANENTPLVVKICSFSYKKGIPEDASGNGGGFVFDCRGVDNPGRLEAYKTQHGRDKGVMEFLERQTRMQDFLNSVYDIVDISVEQYIQRGFSNLAVNFGCTGGQHRSVYAADALARHLKNKYKVKIDLCHVVQEAKNWENPLPAGYKGEEINKE; encoded by the coding sequence ATGCAGGAAATGATTGATGCGGTTTCAGCCGTATATAAAAGCTGGGCAGGACAAGAGCCCACACAAGTTGATGTTTTACCGCAGTCGGGTAGCGATCGCCGCTACTTCCGGTTGCACGGGGGCGAAAAGCCGGTAATTGCCACCTACGGTGCCAATATACCCGAGAATGACTCCTTTATCTATTTCTCCACACAGTTTAAGAATAAAGAGCTACACGTGCCTAAAGTACTGGCCGTGGGCGAGGATCGGACCATTTACCTGCAGGAAGACCTTGGTGATGTCTCTTTATTAAACGTACTGGAAGCTAAAGGTTTTACCCAGGAAGTGTATGATAAGTTTAAGGAAAGCCTGCATCAGCTGGCGCGCCTGCAAGTGCTGGGCGATGAGGGGCTGGATTACGATAAATGTCTGACCAATAAAGAATTCGGCAAGCAAGCCATTATGGCTGATCTGCTGTATTTTAAATACTATTTCTTAGATGGCCTGCGCAAGCCATACGATAAGCAAAAGCTGATCGACGATTTTGAGGCGCTGAGTAGCTACCTGACGTTTACGGAGTACAAGTTCTTTATGTTCCGCGACTTCCAGAGCCGTAATATCATGGTGAGGGAAGATGGCAGCACCTACTTTATCGATTATCAGGGCGGTATGAAGGGCGCGCCGCAGTATGATGTGGCTAGTGCTATTTGGCAAGCGCGTGCCAATCTTCCAGACGACTGGAAACACAGCTTGCTGGAAGACTACATGGACTACTTCGAGCACATTATTGAAAAGCCATTGAACAAAGAGGCCTTCCGTAGCCAGTATAATGGTTATGTATTGATCCGCCTGCTGCAGGTGTTGGGTGCCTATGGTTTTAGAGGCTTGTTTGAGCGTAAAGCACAATTCCTGACCTCTATTCCACAGGCATTGCAAAACCTGAAATGGTTTATGGAAAATGAGACCATGGGTATTGTTCTGACGGAGTTTCGTAAAGTGCTGGAAATATGTACCGACGAAGAGATTGTTCAACGTTTTACTCCTATACAGGCCAATGAAAACACACCGTTGGTAGTGAAGATCTGTTCCTTCTCTTATAAGAAAGGTATACCGGAAGATGCCAGTGGAAATGGTGGTGGCTTTGTGTTTGACTGCCGTGGTGTTGATAATCCGGGTCGTCTTGAAGCTTACAAAACGCAGCATGGTCGTGATAAGGGGGTGATGGAATTCCTGGAGCGTCAAACGCGCATGCAGGATTTTCTCAACTCTGTTTATGATATTGTTGACATTAGTGTGGAGCAATACATTCAGCGTGGTTTTTCCAACTTGGCGGTAAACTTTGGTTGTACCGGTGGTCAGCACCGCAGTGTATATGCTGCTGATGCTTTGGCCCGTCACTTAAAAAATAAGTACAAGGTGAAGATTGATCTGTGTCATGTGGTACAGGAGGCAAAGAATTGGGAGAATCCGTTGCCGGCTGGCTATAAAGGCGAGGAAATAAATAAAGAATAA